TAAAGAGATTGGCTTACCAGTATTCATAGACAACGACTCAAGTTTAATTGCGCTCACGGAGTTAAGATTTGGAGCTGGTACAGATTGCAAGGAATTACTGGTAGTAAATATAGGATGGGGAACGGGGCTTGGTATGATCATTAATGGCCGTCTTTTCCGCGGGCATAACGGCTATGCAGGTGAATTCAGCCATATTCCCCTTTCGAATAGTAATAATTTATGCTCGTGTGGCAAAAGGGGCTGTCTGGAAGTAGAAACCTCTTTACTCGCAATGGTGGAGAAGGCAAAATCAGCCGTTGAATCGGGAGCCGAATCAGTCTTAAAATCGTTGTTTGAAGATCAGACCAAACTTGCGGGCGACCAATTCCTGGAAGCAGCGAGACGGGGCGATCCATTAGCACTATCGATTTTATCGGAGTCGGCGTTCCTTCTTGGAAAAGGGATCTCTACACTTATCCATATTATGAATCCTGAAAAGATAGTGTTAAGTGGCCGGGGTGCTGTTGCGGGAAGAATGTTTTTACCGGCTATTCAGCAGGCTGTTAATGAGTTTTGTATACACAAGATCGCTGAGCAGACTACTGTAGTTGTGTCAGAACTGGGTAGTGAAGCAGAGCTGCTTGGAGCTGCAAATCTTGTTGTTGACAATTGTT
The window above is part of the Arcticibacter tournemirensis genome. Proteins encoded here:
- a CDS encoding ROK family protein, whose translation is MSGHLKNQQFKEDILRNVYYKDCLSLTELSKLTSKSLPVITSAVNELVNDGFIIEYGLAPSTGGRRPAVFLFNKDKPKYIVAVAMDQLVTRVAIFDLLKTCVCPAEQLDLNPFEDAEGLSKLIIFINSFVERSGLPKEKILGVGVGMPGFVNSEKGINESFFYTERISLKDYLSKEIGLPVFIDNDSSLIALTELRFGAGTDCKELLVVNIGWGTGLGMIINGRLFRGHNGYAGEFSHIPLSNSNNLCSCGKRGCLEVETSLLAMVEKAKSAVESGAESVLKSLFEDQTKLAGDQFLEAARRGDPLALSILSESAFLLGKGISTLIHIMNPEKIVLSGRGAVAGRMFLPAIQQAVNEFCIHKIAEQTTVVVSELGSEAELLGAANLVVDNCSFR